A genomic stretch from Pseudoliparis swirei isolate HS2019 ecotype Mariana Trench chromosome 18, NWPU_hadal_v1, whole genome shotgun sequence includes:
- the zgc:112334 gene encoding rab GDP dissociation inhibitor beta isoform X2: MEEYDIIVLGTGLKECILSGLMSQGGKRVLHIDKNPYYGGQSASISPLEELFKKFKVPGPAESMGLGKEWNIDLIPKFFLANGELVKVLVHTEVTRYLDFKVVEGSYVYKAGKVHKVPGTEEDVMHSSDLMGMFDKRRFRKLLLFVLNFDVRNPRTCQDVDPDKMTTRDLFSRFDLGPDVMEFTGHAIALHSSESYLDQPCGETIRRIQLYSESLSLHNPSPYLYPVYGLGELPQGFARLSAEYGGTFLLNRTVDELVMDSGKVKAVKSEGKMFHCKQLICDPSYVPNRVRKVGRVIRVICLLNHPVKNTHEAHSCQIIIPQSQLNRKSDIYISVVSHVQNVASDGMYIATVSTTAETSDPEKEVQPGLELLEPVMQKFVSISRMLVPKEDGKKSQIFVSRSYDAINHFEAEYEDIKDMYQRITGAALRFGGSQRHQSYNSDED, from the exons ATGGAGGAATATGATATTATTGTGCTTGGAACTGGACTTAAG GAATGTATCCTGTCTGGTTTAATGTCTCAAGGTGGGAAAAGGGTTCTTCACATTGACAAAAATCCTTACTATGGAGGACAGAGTGCATCCATTTCTCCCCTTGAGGAG CTGTTCAAGAAGTTTAAGGTTCCGGGACCTGCCGAGTCTATGGGCCTCGGAAAAGAGTGGAACATCGACCTTATCCCCAAATTCTTTCTTGCCAATG GGGAGCTGGTGAAAGTCTTGGTGCACACTGAGGTTACTCGATATCTTGACTTCAAAGTGGTTGAAGGCAGCTATGTATACAAAGCAGGAAAAGTGCACAAAGTCCCCGGCACAGAGGAAGATGTCATGCATTCTTCAG ATCTGATGGGCATGTTTGACAAGAGGAGGTTCAGGAAGCTGCTTCTCTTTGTCCTGAACTTTGACGTGAGGAACCCTCGGACCTGCCAGGACGTGGATCCTGACAAGATGACCACACGGGACCTTTTCTCCCGCTTTGACCTGGGGCCAGATGTCATGGAGTTCACAGGTCATGCCATAGCCTTACACAGCAGTGAGAG TTACCTGGACCAGCCGTGTGGGGAAACCATCAGACGGATCCAGCTGTACTCTGAGTCTCTGTCCCTCCACAACCCCAGTCCATACCTCTACCCTGTGTATGGGCTGGGAGAACTACCACAGGGATTTGCCAG actgAGTGCAGAGTACGGAGGAACTTTCCTCTTGAACAGAACCGTGGATGAGCTTGTGATGGACAGTGGCAAAGTGAAAGCTGTGAAGTCGGAGGGGAAG ATGTTCCACTGTAAACAGCTCATCTGTGACCCCAGCTACGTTCCTAATCGAGTGAGGAAAGTGGGGCGTGTGATTAGAGTCATCTGTTTATTGAATCATCCAGTTAAAAACACCCACGAGGCGCACTCCTGTCAAATCATCATCCCTCAATCTCAACTCAACAGGAAATCTG ACATTTACATATCGGTCGTGTCGCACGTCCAGAACGTGGCCTCAGACGGGATGTACATCGCCACAGTGAGCACGACTGCAGAAACCAGCGACCCGGAGAAAGAAGTCCAGCCAGGCCTGGAGCTTCTCGAGCCCGTCATGCAAAA ATTTGTTTCGATCAGCCGCATGCTGGTTCCCAAGGAAGATGGAAAAAAGAGTCAG ATATTTGTGTCCCGCTCATATGATGCAATAAACCACTTTGAGGCTGAATATGAGGACATCAAAGACATGTACCAGCGGATAACAGGAGCAGCGCTCCGCTTCGGAGGATCGCAGAGACACCAGTCTTACAACTCTGATGAAGACTGA
- the zgc:112334 gene encoding rab GDP dissociation inhibitor beta isoform X1: MCFLNYFSSLMLHVIRWLRLLSNGHTCTCTCRPSELLLAVKWIYNNDMMTLCDAQCVTNCFTVSQECILSGLMSQGGKRVLHIDKNPYYGGQSASISPLEELFKKFKVPGPAESMGLGKEWNIDLIPKFFLANGELVKVLVHTEVTRYLDFKVVEGSYVYKAGKVHKVPGTEEDVMHSSDLMGMFDKRRFRKLLLFVLNFDVRNPRTCQDVDPDKMTTRDLFSRFDLGPDVMEFTGHAIALHSSESYLDQPCGETIRRIQLYSESLSLHNPSPYLYPVYGLGELPQGFARLSAEYGGTFLLNRTVDELVMDSGKVKAVKSEGKMFHCKQLICDPSYVPNRVRKVGRVIRVICLLNHPVKNTHEAHSCQIIIPQSQLNRKSDIYISVVSHVQNVASDGMYIATVSTTAETSDPEKEVQPGLELLEPVMQKFVSISRMLVPKEDGKKSQIFVSRSYDAINHFEAEYEDIKDMYQRITGAALRFGGSQRHQSYNSDED, from the exons ATGTGTTTCCTGAACTACTTTTCCTCTTTAATGCTTCATGTGATAAGGTGGTTACGTTTGTTAAGTAATGGTCACACATGTACTTGTACTTGCAGACCTTCTGAGCTCCTGTTGGCTGTTAAATGGATTTACAACAATGACATGATGACCTTATGTGATGCACAGTGTGTCACTAACTGCTTCACTGTCTCTCAGGAATGTATCCTGTCTGGTTTAATGTCTCAAGGTGGGAAAAGGGTTCTTCACATTGACAAAAATCCTTACTATGGAGGACAGAGTGCATCCATTTCTCCCCTTGAGGAG CTGTTCAAGAAGTTTAAGGTTCCGGGACCTGCCGAGTCTATGGGCCTCGGAAAAGAGTGGAACATCGACCTTATCCCCAAATTCTTTCTTGCCAATG GGGAGCTGGTGAAAGTCTTGGTGCACACTGAGGTTACTCGATATCTTGACTTCAAAGTGGTTGAAGGCAGCTATGTATACAAAGCAGGAAAAGTGCACAAAGTCCCCGGCACAGAGGAAGATGTCATGCATTCTTCAG ATCTGATGGGCATGTTTGACAAGAGGAGGTTCAGGAAGCTGCTTCTCTTTGTCCTGAACTTTGACGTGAGGAACCCTCGGACCTGCCAGGACGTGGATCCTGACAAGATGACCACACGGGACCTTTTCTCCCGCTTTGACCTGGGGCCAGATGTCATGGAGTTCACAGGTCATGCCATAGCCTTACACAGCAGTGAGAG TTACCTGGACCAGCCGTGTGGGGAAACCATCAGACGGATCCAGCTGTACTCTGAGTCTCTGTCCCTCCACAACCCCAGTCCATACCTCTACCCTGTGTATGGGCTGGGAGAACTACCACAGGGATTTGCCAG actgAGTGCAGAGTACGGAGGAACTTTCCTCTTGAACAGAACCGTGGATGAGCTTGTGATGGACAGTGGCAAAGTGAAAGCTGTGAAGTCGGAGGGGAAG ATGTTCCACTGTAAACAGCTCATCTGTGACCCCAGCTACGTTCCTAATCGAGTGAGGAAAGTGGGGCGTGTGATTAGAGTCATCTGTTTATTGAATCATCCAGTTAAAAACACCCACGAGGCGCACTCCTGTCAAATCATCATCCCTCAATCTCAACTCAACAGGAAATCTG ACATTTACATATCGGTCGTGTCGCACGTCCAGAACGTGGCCTCAGACGGGATGTACATCGCCACAGTGAGCACGACTGCAGAAACCAGCGACCCGGAGAAAGAAGTCCAGCCAGGCCTGGAGCTTCTCGAGCCCGTCATGCAAAA ATTTGTTTCGATCAGCCGCATGCTGGTTCCCAAGGAAGATGGAAAAAAGAGTCAG ATATTTGTGTCCCGCTCATATGATGCAATAAACCACTTTGAGGCTGAATATGAGGACATCAAAGACATGTACCAGCGGATAACAGGAGCAGCGCTCCGCTTCGGAGGATCGCAGAGACACCAGTCTTACAACTCTGATGAAGACTGA
- the ndufaf3 gene encoding NADH dehydrogenase [ubiquinone] 1 alpha subcomplex assembly factor 3 isoform X2 — protein MAVAMCTRFLLQRSSQGVILSSRAGPAFSSPFLCRAHRLTPSDDEMYQRTSVSIMQKGSWPFINSYSSSGFNINDNKVFGPCVVLPPAILQWKVGSYKDITEESVSLFHMLEPRIEIIVLGTGARIERIDPSVLALLKRKGIAVEVLDTPNACATFNILCSEGRIAAAGLIPPAISTALEMRLE, from the exons ATGGCCGTTGCGATGTGTACGAGATTCCTCCTGCAGAGATCTTCACAGGGGGTTATCTTGTCGTCCAGAGCAGGACCCGCTTTCTCAAG CCCATTTCTGTGTCGTGCACATAGGTTGACTCCCAGCGATGATGAAATGTACCAGCGTACCTCGGTGTCCATCATGCAGAAGGGCAGCTGGCCATTTATCAACAGCTACAGTTCCTCAGGATTCAACATCAACGACAACAAGGTGTTTGGGCCCTGTGTTGTGCTGCCTCCTGCTATCCTCCAGTGGAAA gtTGGCAGTTATAAAGACATCACAGAAGAAAGTGTCTCACTTTTCCACATGCTTGAACCAAGAATAG AGATTATTGTGCTGGGCACGGGTGCACGTATTGAAAGAATTGACCCCTCAGTCCTGGCTCTGCTCAAACGTAAAGGCATCGCTGTGGAGGTGCTAGACACG CCAAATGCATGTGCAACATTCAACATCCTGTGCAGTGAGGGAAGGATTGCGGCTGCTGGTCTGATTCCTCCGGCCATCAGCACGGCACTAGAGATGAGACTGGAATAA
- the ndufaf3 gene encoding NADH dehydrogenase [ubiquinone] 1 alpha subcomplex assembly factor 3 isoform X1: MNATPEMNSNARRHKRRRREKQRLTWSAVSLRGVPVCAVTPHCRTFHPLIPPDRSDCDTAALCPFLCRAHRLTPSDDEMYQRTSVSIMQKGSWPFINSYSSSGFNINDNKVFGPCVVLPPAILQWKVGSYKDITEESVSLFHMLEPRIEIIVLGTGARIERIDPSVLALLKRKGIAVEVLDTPNACATFNILCSEGRIAAAGLIPPAISTALEMRLE; this comes from the exons ATGAACGCGACACCGGAAATGAACTCAAACGCACGGAgacataaaagaagaagaagagagaaacaacGTCTTACCTGGTCGGCGGTGTCTCTGAGAGGTGTCCCGGTCTGTGCTGTCACTCCGCACTGTAGGACCTTTCACCCACTTATTCCCCCGGACCGGTCCGACTGCGACACCGCTGCACTCTG CCCATTTCTGTGTCGTGCACATAGGTTGACTCCCAGCGATGATGAAATGTACCAGCGTACCTCGGTGTCCATCATGCAGAAGGGCAGCTGGCCATTTATCAACAGCTACAGTTCCTCAGGATTCAACATCAACGACAACAAGGTGTTTGGGCCCTGTGTTGTGCTGCCTCCTGCTATCCTCCAGTGGAAA gtTGGCAGTTATAAAGACATCACAGAAGAAAGTGTCTCACTTTTCCACATGCTTGAACCAAGAATAG AGATTATTGTGCTGGGCACGGGTGCACGTATTGAAAGAATTGACCCCTCAGTCCTGGCTCTGCTCAAACGTAAAGGCATCGCTGTGGAGGTGCTAGACACG CCAAATGCATGTGCAACATTCAACATCCTGTGCAGTGAGGGAAGGATTGCGGCTGCTGGTCTGATTCCTCCGGCCATCAGCACGGCACTAGAGATGAGACTGGAATAA
- the ndufaf3 gene encoding NADH dehydrogenase [ubiquinone] 1 alpha subcomplex assembly factor 3 isoform X3 — MNATPEMNSNARRHKRRRREKQRLTWSAVSLRGVPVCAVTPHCRTFHPLIPPDRSDCDTAALCPFLCRAHRLTPSDDEMYQRTSVSIMQKGSWPFINSYSSSGFNINDNKVFGPCVVLPPAILQWKVGSYKDITEESVSLFHMLEPRIAKCMCNIQHPVQ; from the exons ATGAACGCGACACCGGAAATGAACTCAAACGCACGGAgacataaaagaagaagaagagagaaacaacGTCTTACCTGGTCGGCGGTGTCTCTGAGAGGTGTCCCGGTCTGTGCTGTCACTCCGCACTGTAGGACCTTTCACCCACTTATTCCCCCGGACCGGTCCGACTGCGACACCGCTGCACTCTG CCCATTTCTGTGTCGTGCACATAGGTTGACTCCCAGCGATGATGAAATGTACCAGCGTACCTCGGTGTCCATCATGCAGAAGGGCAGCTGGCCATTTATCAACAGCTACAGTTCCTCAGGATTCAACATCAACGACAACAAGGTGTTTGGGCCCTGTGTTGTGCTGCCTCCTGCTATCCTCCAGTGGAAA gtTGGCAGTTATAAAGACATCACAGAAGAAAGTGTCTCACTTTTCCACATGCTTGAACCAAGAATAG CCAAATGCATGTGCAACATTCAACATCCTGTGCAGTGA
- the LOC130208125 gene encoding NCK-interacting protein with SH3 domain-like isoform X2, whose amino-acid sequence MYRSLYAFRSAEPNSLHFAVGESFLILERSNKHWWLGSRCSSGETGYIPSSYIEKIQAPEQDEVLQSIDRAIEGVHNVALKNGGKYNLEQRDVLQKLIHHRKETLERRSSSSAGHKQGLPSSSSEISLSQTPPPPNGLNREYGRQGSVPLSGSVDNIQAEQGLYQVPPQPRRAAPITPPPPEKQRNGRHPEPGVPSRVSSLPPSPAPSLTTSTTSLESGSSHSLVSSEVSLPSVSSTPPPPVPSRVKPTAPPPDVLASDSPSQPAPAKKSPAPQPPHGTAPPSQPTVEEQPESDWPVAPPSIAESPACSPTTSEPVPMTIGAELIELVRRNTGLSYELSRVAVGVVVGHLQTALPQASSDLEQVLLSLVKSKVHSSVPLPQGQVCHDEQRLEVIFSDLARHRDDSQQRSWALHEDHALIACYLEELLKILTDADPEVCKKMCKTNHFENVLSLVSYYQMELRVSLRLLLLKVFGAMCSLDASFISTLLNSIIPMELARDLQTDTQEHQKMCYTALVLTMIFSMSEQVPYHHYEHLNADFVEFLLGVVEDGLPSDPTEQLPDIFLNLLLAFNLHHTAPDSNVIMQELKKRNVKILSEKVLLLLNRGDDPVCMFKHTPPAPHSVLKFLQDVFASQETADIFYRTDMMVMIDIAVRQISDLSPGDKLRMEYLSLMHSIIRSTDYLEHQHRLSDLQGALQRILREEEDAGEDEGSATAKQMDKLIVEQIYKEFPQISEKQH is encoded by the exons ATGTACCGGTCTCTATACGCCTTCCGATCCGCGGAGCCCAACTCGCTGCACTTCGCGGTCGGAGAAAGCTTCCTAATCCTGGAGAGGAGTAACAAACACTGGTGGCTGGGGTCCCGCTGCAGCTCCGGGGAAACCGGCTACATCCCATCATCATACATCGAAAAAATACAG gCTCCAGAGCAGGACGAGGTGTTGCAGTCTATTGACAGAGCAATTGAAGGAGTCCACAACGTAGCCTTAAAAAATGGGGGCAAATACAACCTGGAACAGAGAGATGTTCTCCA AAAATTGATCCATCACAGAAAGGAGACCCTTGAACGACGAAGTTCCTCGTCCGCCGGTCACAAACAAGGTCTCCCATCCTCCAGCAGCGAAATATCTCTCAGTcaaactcctcctccaccgaACGGCCTTAACCGAGAATACGGACGACAGGGCAGCGTGCCGCTGTCGGGAAGCGTGGACAACATACAGGCCGAACAGGGCCTCTACCAG GTGCCTCCTCAACCTCGGCGTGCGGCTCCCatcacccctcctccccctgagAAACAGCGTAACGGCCGGCATCCAG AGCCAGGGGTCCCCTCCAGAgtgtcctctcttcctccgtcCCCTGCTCCCTCCCTCACGACCAGCACCACCTCTTTAGAgtctggctcctcccactcactGGTCTCCTCTGAAGTCAGCTTGCCAAGTGTTTCcagcaccccccctcctcccgtgCCGTCCCGTGTGAAACCCACTGCGCCTCCTCCAGACGTGCTTGCCTCCGACTCCCCTTCTCAGCCAGCTCCAGCGAAGAAGAGCCCCGCTCCACAGCCTCCCCATGGCACCGCTCCTCCCTCACAGCCCACTGTGGAGGAGCAGCCGGAGAGTGATTGGCCTGTTGCCCCCCCTTCCATCGCTGAAAGCCCTGCTTGCAGCCCCACGACTTCTGAGCCAGTTCCCATGACTATCGGGGCCGAGCTGATCGAGCTGGTGCGGAGGAACACGGGCTTGAGTTACGAGCTGTCGCGGGTCGCTGTCGGCGTGGTGGTCGGACACCTGCAGACGGCCTTACCTCAAGCCTCATCCGATTTGGAGcaagttctcctctccctcgtGAAGAGCAAG GTGCATTCGAGTGTTCCGCTGCCGCAGGGCCAGGTGTGCCACGATGAACAGAGGCTGGAGGTGATCTTTAGCGACCTCGCCCGCCACCGGGATGATTCTCAGCAGCGCAGCTGGGCGCTTCATGAAGACCACGCGCTCATCGCCTGCTATCTCGAGGAGCTGCTGAAGATACTG ACTGATGCAGATCCTGAGGTGTGTAAGAAGATGTGTAAGACCAACCACTTCGAGAATGTGTTGTCTCTGGTTTCATATTATCAGATG GAGCTTCGCGTGTCtttgcggctgctgctgctcaaagTGTTCGGGGCGATGTGCAGCCTGGATGCTTCTTTCATCTCCACCCTACTCAACTCCATCATCCCGATGGAGCTGGCCAGGGACTTACAGACTGACACACAAG AGCACCAGAAGATGTGCTACACAGCTTTGGTGCTCACTATGATCTTCTCAATGAGCGAACAGGTGCCATATCATCACTAcg AACACTTGAATGCTGACTTTGTTGAGTTTCTGCTGGGTGTGGTGGAGGACGGGCTTCCCTCTGATCCCACAGAGCAGCTGCCAGACATCTTCCTGAACCTCCTGCTGGCCTTCAACCTGCATCACACAG CCCCTGACAGCAATGTGATCATGCAGGAGCTGAAGAAGAGAAATGTCAAGATCCTGTCTGAGAAAGTGCTGCTGCTTCTTAACAGAGGCG ACGACCCTGTGTGTATGTTCAAACACACGCCGCCTGCACCGCACTCAGTGCTCAAGTTTCTGCAGGATGTTTTCGCCAGCCAAGAGACGGCTGACATCTTCTACCGCACTGACATGATGGTGATGATTGACATTGCTGTTCGGCAGATATCTGACCTTTCACCTGGAGACAAG CTGAGGATGGAGTATCTCTCCCTCATGCACTCCATAATACGCTCGACAGACTACCTCGAGCACCAGCACCGCCTGTctgacctgcagggggcgctgcagAGGATtctcagggaggaggaggatgcaggAGAGGATGAAGGAAGCGCTACAGCGAAACAAATGGATAAGCTAATTGTAGAGCAGATCTACAAGGAGTTCCCACAGATCAGTGAGAAGCAGCACTAA
- the LOC130208125 gene encoding NCK-interacting protein with SH3 domain-like isoform X1 — MYRSLYAFRSAEPNSLHFAVGESFLILERSNKHWWLGSRCSSGETGYIPSSYIEKIQAPEQDEVLQSIDRAIEGVHNVALKNGGKYNLEQRDVLQKLIHHRKETLERRSSSSAGHKQGLPSSSSEISLSQTPPPPNGLNREYGRQGSVPLSGSVDNIQAEQGLYQVPPQPRRAAPITPPPPEKQRNGRHPAEPGVPSRVSSLPPSPAPSLTTSTTSLESGSSHSLVSSEVSLPSVSSTPPPPVPSRVKPTAPPPDVLASDSPSQPAPAKKSPAPQPPHGTAPPSQPTVEEQPESDWPVAPPSIAESPACSPTTSEPVPMTIGAELIELVRRNTGLSYELSRVAVGVVVGHLQTALPQASSDLEQVLLSLVKSKVHSSVPLPQGQVCHDEQRLEVIFSDLARHRDDSQQRSWALHEDHALIACYLEELLKILTDADPEVCKKMCKTNHFENVLSLVSYYQMELRVSLRLLLLKVFGAMCSLDASFISTLLNSIIPMELARDLQTDTQEHQKMCYTALVLTMIFSMSEQVPYHHYEHLNADFVEFLLGVVEDGLPSDPTEQLPDIFLNLLLAFNLHHTAPDSNVIMQELKKRNVKILSEKVLLLLNRGDDPVCMFKHTPPAPHSVLKFLQDVFASQETADIFYRTDMMVMIDIAVRQISDLSPGDKLRMEYLSLMHSIIRSTDYLEHQHRLSDLQGALQRILREEEDAGEDEGSATAKQMDKLIVEQIYKEFPQISEKQH; from the exons ATGTACCGGTCTCTATACGCCTTCCGATCCGCGGAGCCCAACTCGCTGCACTTCGCGGTCGGAGAAAGCTTCCTAATCCTGGAGAGGAGTAACAAACACTGGTGGCTGGGGTCCCGCTGCAGCTCCGGGGAAACCGGCTACATCCCATCATCATACATCGAAAAAATACAG gCTCCAGAGCAGGACGAGGTGTTGCAGTCTATTGACAGAGCAATTGAAGGAGTCCACAACGTAGCCTTAAAAAATGGGGGCAAATACAACCTGGAACAGAGAGATGTTCTCCA AAAATTGATCCATCACAGAAAGGAGACCCTTGAACGACGAAGTTCCTCGTCCGCCGGTCACAAACAAGGTCTCCCATCCTCCAGCAGCGAAATATCTCTCAGTcaaactcctcctccaccgaACGGCCTTAACCGAGAATACGGACGACAGGGCAGCGTGCCGCTGTCGGGAAGCGTGGACAACATACAGGCCGAACAGGGCCTCTACCAG GTGCCTCCTCAACCTCGGCGTGCGGCTCCCatcacccctcctccccctgagAAACAGCGTAACGGCCGGCATCCAG cagAGCCAGGGGTCCCCTCCAGAgtgtcctctcttcctccgtcCCCTGCTCCCTCCCTCACGACCAGCACCACCTCTTTAGAgtctggctcctcccactcactGGTCTCCTCTGAAGTCAGCTTGCCAAGTGTTTCcagcaccccccctcctcccgtgCCGTCCCGTGTGAAACCCACTGCGCCTCCTCCAGACGTGCTTGCCTCCGACTCCCCTTCTCAGCCAGCTCCAGCGAAGAAGAGCCCCGCTCCACAGCCTCCCCATGGCACCGCTCCTCCCTCACAGCCCACTGTGGAGGAGCAGCCGGAGAGTGATTGGCCTGTTGCCCCCCCTTCCATCGCTGAAAGCCCTGCTTGCAGCCCCACGACTTCTGAGCCAGTTCCCATGACTATCGGGGCCGAGCTGATCGAGCTGGTGCGGAGGAACACGGGCTTGAGTTACGAGCTGTCGCGGGTCGCTGTCGGCGTGGTGGTCGGACACCTGCAGACGGCCTTACCTCAAGCCTCATCCGATTTGGAGcaagttctcctctccctcgtGAAGAGCAAG GTGCATTCGAGTGTTCCGCTGCCGCAGGGCCAGGTGTGCCACGATGAACAGAGGCTGGAGGTGATCTTTAGCGACCTCGCCCGCCACCGGGATGATTCTCAGCAGCGCAGCTGGGCGCTTCATGAAGACCACGCGCTCATCGCCTGCTATCTCGAGGAGCTGCTGAAGATACTG ACTGATGCAGATCCTGAGGTGTGTAAGAAGATGTGTAAGACCAACCACTTCGAGAATGTGTTGTCTCTGGTTTCATATTATCAGATG GAGCTTCGCGTGTCtttgcggctgctgctgctcaaagTGTTCGGGGCGATGTGCAGCCTGGATGCTTCTTTCATCTCCACCCTACTCAACTCCATCATCCCGATGGAGCTGGCCAGGGACTTACAGACTGACACACAAG AGCACCAGAAGATGTGCTACACAGCTTTGGTGCTCACTATGATCTTCTCAATGAGCGAACAGGTGCCATATCATCACTAcg AACACTTGAATGCTGACTTTGTTGAGTTTCTGCTGGGTGTGGTGGAGGACGGGCTTCCCTCTGATCCCACAGAGCAGCTGCCAGACATCTTCCTGAACCTCCTGCTGGCCTTCAACCTGCATCACACAG CCCCTGACAGCAATGTGATCATGCAGGAGCTGAAGAAGAGAAATGTCAAGATCCTGTCTGAGAAAGTGCTGCTGCTTCTTAACAGAGGCG ACGACCCTGTGTGTATGTTCAAACACACGCCGCCTGCACCGCACTCAGTGCTCAAGTTTCTGCAGGATGTTTTCGCCAGCCAAGAGACGGCTGACATCTTCTACCGCACTGACATGATGGTGATGATTGACATTGCTGTTCGGCAGATATCTGACCTTTCACCTGGAGACAAG CTGAGGATGGAGTATCTCTCCCTCATGCACTCCATAATACGCTCGACAGACTACCTCGAGCACCAGCACCGCCTGTctgacctgcagggggcgctgcagAGGATtctcagggaggaggaggatgcaggAGAGGATGAAGGAAGCGCTACAGCGAAACAAATGGATAAGCTAATTGTAGAGCAGATCTACAAGGAGTTCCCACAGATCAGTGAGAAGCAGCACTAA
- the slc25a20 gene encoding mitochondrial carnitine/acylcarnitine carrier protein, with protein MSKQQPISPMKNFFAGGFGGVCLVITGHPLDTIKVRLQTQPRPKPGEILVYAGTIDCLKKTIAKEGMTGLYKGMTAPLIGVAPMFAVCFFGFGIGKKMQQKTPDEILTYPQLFAAGMLSGVFTTGIMAPGERIKCLLQIQASTGGVKYSGPMDCVKQLYREFGIRGIYKGTALTLMRDVPASGMYFTSYEWLKNALTPAGKSHNELSIPSVLFAGGMAGVFNWAVALPADVLKSRFQTAPEGKYPNGFRDVLRELVREEGIGSLYKGFNAVMLRAFPANAACFLGFEFAMKFLNWMAPDL; from the exons ATGTCCAAACAGCAGCCGATCAGTCCGATGAAGAACTTCTTCGCAGGAGGGTTTGGAGGCGTCTGCCTCGTCATTACTGGACATCCACTCGACACCATCAAG GTGCGATTACAGACTCAGCCCAGACCGAAACCTGGAGAAATCCTTGTGTATGCTGGAACCATTGATTGTCTGAAGAAGACCATAGCCAAAGAG GGGATGACAGGGCTCTATAAAGGCATGACGGCCCCTCTCATCGGCGTTGCACCCATGTTTGCTGTTTGTTTCTTTGGATTTGGAATTGGCAAGAAAATGCAACAGAAAACCCCCGACGAGATCCTCAC GTATCCACAGCTGTTTGCtgcagggatgttgtctggtgTGTTCACCACGGGCATCATGGCTCCTGGAGAGCGCATCAAATGCctcctacag aTCCAGGCATCAACAGGAGGGGTGAAGTATTCAGGCCCCATGGACTGCGTCAAACAGCTGTACAGAGAGTTTGGGATTAGAGGAATCTACAAAGGCACCGCGCTGACTCTCATGAGAG ATGTTCCAGCCAGTGGGATGTACTTCACGTCCTATGAGTGGTTGAAGAACGCCCTCACACCAGCAGGAAAAAg CCACAATGAGCTCAGCATTCCCAGTGTGCTGTTTGCTGGAGGGATGGCTGGGGTCTTTAACTGGGCCGTCGCTCTTCCAGCCGATGTACTCAAGTCTCGTTTCCAAACTG CTCCTGAAGGAAAGTATCCTAATGGATTTCGGGACGTTCTGCGGGAGCTGGTCAGAGAGGAGGGCATTGGCTCGCTGTATAAAGGCTTCAATGCCGTCATGCTTCGCGCTTTCCCTGCAAACGCA gctTGTTTCTTAGGATTTGAATTTGCAATGAAGTTCCTGAACTGGATGGCACCGGACCTGTGA